agagaaaatttattctAAACTGTGCGTATTCATatccaaattccaaaacgaaAACGAACATGGTGAAAGAGTCCACCCTTTAAAGGATTTTATGTGATCAGTCCGTTTTTCATGAGaaggtctttattttagttaaaatacagacctttctatttctctcatttttcaatcaaattttgatgatttgaactGCTTAATGTGATCGggatgtgattttaagggtatttgctaaaaattagcaaaaaaaaagatcgggaagggattcatctaaataattttttattgaacggttcaataaaaaatgctcaaatcaagccttttccggtctttttttttggccgATTATTGAAtcgtacctttaaaatcatgttttgaatgTATTTAACAGATCGAATTATTGAaattcgataaaaaaaaaaaaaaaagagtccaCGTTTTAGAGGTCTATCATTTGAAACATTCGTTGTAGTATGTCTCCTATTAGCTCTCCGCACAAAACAATCTACATGGACCTCCGCGTAAAACCTATCTCTTTAGAGCATCCATAATGTAATAAttaaaactaaaaggttgctaaagttagcaatgtttgttcaaaaaagtgctcacattgtaataaccaaacttagcaactcattaaattttgacctttgaataaccaaatttaacaacttttaccaataaccaaaactcaataaccaaacccaataaccaaattcaaaacaaaaaaattaaaaaacacatcacattagaatcgtctcatcaagacaaataatttggtgtaGTCGGAtacgtgattggaactcgttttgCAATTGAACATAGATACATTGCGcattgtggggggttttttttttatagggatacaaaaataaccaatgtggagatcaagtttgttaggtttgattatgaactaaatgaataatcaaatgctgacgtgacacattttgattatcgattttgattattcgcattgcggatgctcttataaatataatatatatagtcATTGTTTTGGAGTTCCTCCTTGCAAGGACCTCCTTACTTATAAAGACCTTATTGATTcttattaaattttgatgattcgagccgcttaatataatcaaaatgtgattttaagggttctcaGAAGAAatcgtaaaaaaaaatgaccggaaatgggctttatccgaacagtttcaaatagttttttattaaacggttcaaaaaaaactactcaaatcaaacccttcctggtcatttttttttacgatTTTTTGCAGTTACCCATTGAGCAGCTTTGATCATCAAAATAAGATCAGAAAAGACAAGAAATAGAAAAACCCGCATATAAGATCCTCATTTTAAGATTCTTACGTGAAGTTTTCTGCATTGTTTTGATGTACATCTGAACAAGTGAATTCCTCCGCACAAAACAGTCTACACGGCCCTCGGTGTAAAACTTATCtctttataaataaatatatatatagtcattgTTTTGATCTGCTGATCTGAACAAGCAAGTGAATCCCACCGTCCCATGTTGATGACTTGATGTCTCTCTAACTGGTCTGCTTTAGCTTCAATTTaaccttctttgtttttttcttttataatctGGGCTGTTTGGTGTCTGAATGCGCTAATTAATTTGATTGTTCTCCACAGAATTAAGCCATCTAACTAAGGTTTGCATGTACAGAAAATTATGTCTTCTTGTTATCATTGATGAGCTGTTGCTTCTTTCAGTTttcgtttgtgtgtgtgtgtgtgtgttcgttAGGCGTTTGGGTAATACACAATTTCTTTCATGTTTCTAAGCTTTTTGGATTTCTCCTCCTTAAGGTAGTTGGCGATTTGATTGGTTTAAAAGTGACTGAAGGGGAAAATTGGCCCTAGAGAAGAAGGGGAATTAGAAAACCTCCATCTAAGCTAAGAAcggaggtgttttttttttaaaatcattatttGCCTATTTGCTCTCAGGCTCCTCACTCTAGGTAGGAGCGAACTAAGTCACAAATTTTTAGTGCGAATGTGTGAGCGCGAGCGTGAAAGCGTTTTTGAACCAGATCCAGAATCACTAAAATTCGCGAGAGTGAGAATCGGGAGCACGAGCACAGTGCAAGAATTGAGAGAAGGAGGGCGtggcattttgaaggattatgtgactaaagaGAGGCCGGGAGGGAATGCCCTGCACTCCCCTTGCTCAACTTCCAGTTACTTAGGGGGGGAGGCATAACAGTTAACACTAAGATATCTTCTTTCTTCTACTACACTCTTTGCCTAGCAACACAAAGAACCGCAGCCCGCTAGCCAACAGCAAAGAAAGAACAACAGCCAGAGTCCATTGAATCGAGAGTCCGTATTCgagtctttttcttttgcttgtgGGTAGTGCGTACTAGACTATGCGCCCAATGATTCGAAGATTCAAGTGTTCTTGATGATTTTCAAGTCTAGATCTTCACTCCAATGCTTGGAGCCTGAAGGTATGTGCCCTATCCCGAGAATATTGCTCTTGGTAATGCTCTCAAAATTTGGCTCAGGCATGGACTTTCCAGTGCACTGAGCTTGCTGTATGCGCGCTTGGTGCGCACAAGTGCTTGAACAGTTCTTGACTCCTTGCAAACTAGAGAACCatttctctgtattttcaaacaaaatgtgAGTGCCCTTCAAGAATTATTCGTCATGATGAAGCCCAAGTCAAAGCGTGTGCTCACACAACGGTACAAGTGGGCTACACCTATGCACATCTCACATGCGCACAAGTGCTATGCCTTTtatgagcaatttttttttctccaaatatgCCCTGCCTGGCCTAGGAGTATGTAGATACATGTTTCTCTTTTCATTAGGGTAAGGAGAGTGACCTAAGCCTCCCTCTTGAGTGGAAGAACAGACCCTCTGGGTTTTGTGTGTGGGCGACAAATCTACTCTTCTTTTTCTCGTTTTGTAGTAATCATTTTAACACGACTGGAGTGTACCCTTAACACTGTTTAGTCTTTCAGAACTTTCATATTCATGTACATTCCACCTATCCATTCATTGGTTGGTTGATTAGATTGACCAGTTGAAGAATGGAGATCGAGATTGTGAGCTCGTGGTGGCTATAGAGTCAAGAAGGACCTCGGCCAGCTAGCACAAGACATGGAGTTAGGTAAACATTAGGTAATGGTTGTAAGCTTGTAATTCTTATCTCTTGGTCTCTCTTACCTTTTGATTCATAGTGGGTCGTGGTTTCCATTAATTCCGGGGACATAGCCTAGGATTTCCACCTGAAATCATGTGCGTTTCGcttcttttccattttgctTATCTTGATGGAATTCCATCAAGAATGTTTGATATTTATTAGTATTTTGACTTGGTAAAATCTATGCATTACTTTATCGTTTTCTTATGTCTGGCTTGTTTGTGAATTATGCTTATAGATGTAGACATGCAATCTAGCGTTTTATATGCCATTAATTGGAAAGATCTCACCAGCTAGTTTATATGCTGTCATGATGTCTCAATTGATTTTGCTTTACACTTGTCCATGCTTTTTGCTGTTAAATTTGACTACGTCATGAATTGATCAGATTTTATTCTTGCTACACCCCTGCTTAATGTCTTTGCAAATTTTACAGCAGAACTTGTTTGTTGTGAATGTGCAATTCTTACTGGATATATATGGAGATGGATATGAAAACTCGCCTGCTCTGCTGTCTGTGGCTTTGCTGAGTTACCCATCTTTTCATCAAGCTCATCCACTGAATTTTGGAATTATCACAAGGATCCTTGCTTAATTTACAAACTTCAATTAGAAGAGTGCTGGATAGGAAAGTTGAAATGGCAATCAGTGGTTCCAGAAGAAGATGTCCTCCTACCTCCTTCATGATGCACCTTCTTCCTTATGATTGCCTATGTTACATTTTCCAACTGCTAGACTGCAAGTCGGATCGTGATTCATTTGGCTTGACTTGCTGTCTCTGGCTTCAAATTCAGAATTCAAGTCGTCAATCCTTGTATTGCCCACCCTCCTTCGTGTTGTCCTCTAATACTACCTCTAAATGCGTCAGTCCCGCTAAAGCTGAACTCTCCCTTGGTAGGTTCCTCAGTCGTTTTCGCCAGCTACGGTCCTTGTCCCTGTCTGGGTGCGATGATCTACCTGATTCAGGCTTATCTTCATTGCAATTTTACGGCTCGAAGTTGCACTTTCTTCGCTTAGATTATTGCCGTAGCATCAGTGACTATGGGCTTTCCTTGGTTGCTGCTGGGTGCCCTTGTTTGACAATCATTAGTCTCTTTCAATGCAAGATTAGTGATGTTGGGTTACAAATCTTGTCTAAATCTTGCTCGGCTTTGAAAGATGTGAACCTTTCTGAGTGTTTCTTTATTACTGACAAAGGAATAAGAGCTCTTTCACAAAATTGCCGTCAGCTTCGTTCAGTCAGTGTCCAGTTGTGTAGATGGCTCACGGGTGTTGGTTTTGAAGGGTGTTCCGAAACCCTAAGTTGGTTAGACGCTTCATATTGTAGGCTTCTACCGGAGGGGGTACGGAGGATTGTGAGTGGAGGCGGCCTTGAATATCTGCGCGTATCTTGTCTAAGCAATTGGTGTGGTATTATTTATAAGGATCATGGTTTGGCAACTATTGGGTCATCTGGACTTGCCAAAAGACTTGCTGTCCTTGATTTTCAAAGGTGCACATGTGTTAATGACGAAACTGTTGTGGCGATTGCTAAGGGGTGCCCTATGCTACAAGAGTGGAGCTTGGCGTCATGTCACGAGGTTAAATTACCAGGATGGGAATCGGTTGGCGCAAACTGCTGTAACTTGAAGAGACTACATGTCAATAACTGTCGTAATTTGTGTGATCAAGGGTTACAGGCGTTGAGGGATGGATGCAAGCGTCTAGAAATCTTGTACGTCCATGGATGTGATCGAATTTCTTCCACAGCAATGGAGGTGTTTAAAAGTTTAAGAGGTGACGTGAAGATCAAAGAAAAACAAGTGTTTTCCATTGCACCCTGTTGGCCTTTTCCACGACGATAGGACAAACTAATTTCGGATAGGAAGTATGACTAATTTCATGTTCAAGTCAAAAGCTTCATCCGAGGGTCTTAATTAATTTCTTCAACTTTTGTTTCCGTTTTGCATGGTAAACTTTAAACATTATGTAATGATTTTCATGCGAACTttatttgtgtaattttttggtcttttgttttttatactATTGAAGCAATCAGATACGTTGTATGACTTGACAAACCAGCGAAATACATAGCAGCTGCGGTACTTTGGTTAGATTGTGCCTCGGTTCAATTCTTCTTGCTTGGGAGTTTACGATGAACTTGGATTTCAGATTATCGCCAATGGCTAGTGCTATAGTGTTTCTTGATAGGAGAGGAGACGGGTACTTCAATACCCCTGGGGAAGTTCCGTCGGTTCTACTCAAAGTAAAAGAAGATCATGATGGGCGGAACTTTCGGGAAACTCAGTCTCCGTGATCAATCTGGTTAGATTGGCCTCTCTATGGTTTCTGGCGATATGTCTGATCATTACAAACTGCCAAGCATCTGCTGGTGGTTTGCTCGCTCTTGTCTAAATCGTTTGCTCCCCTGGAATTAGTTTAGTACTAGACTTTCGAATTCCTACTGGTCTGGTGGTGTTTTTGCATTAGTATATGGAGGTGATTATGCTTTGCCCTTTTGTATATCAGAATAAAGTTTCAATTATCAGTTGGGTTCAATATCTTAAGAAATGCTGATGACTGTATTGACATGTAATCTAGTTGTGACTTCTATGTGGGGAGGAAAGATACTCTCTGCTACATCTTTGGAGTCGGGAGGACACACTgttgattgattttttattaGTGCAGTTtttttacctctaagtacaAAAAAGTGAtattgctttgtttggattggaatttgaaattttttttgaaaaatagtaggggtaatgagtggagagagatagagagagaaacgttGAAAGTAGGGAGAATCTATGAGGAATTTagagagaattttttaaaaaattctttctaagttgcaaagagaacaaggctGAGAGATGAAATATTTAATTACCACTAGGTCCACTTTTACGAaaatatatttaccattaatggaagtgtcaccctagggttttaggataTGACAGGGTTTTATGGtaccctaaaatcttagggtaccctaggattttagggtacCTTAAGATTTTAGGATTTAGAATACCCTAGGATTTAGGTTTAGGCGTTTTTATAGAGCCCTAGGATTTAGATTTAGACACTTTCACAGGAGCTCACTTGGAGTAAGAGGTGTACGTACCATGTACCTATTTCCTCCCTTGAAGTAGTTGCTCTTTGCTTGGGTACTCCTAATGATTTTGGCAATTGACAAGTTTAGTACCTGCTTATATGCATGCCAAGAAGCGTTCAAAACTTGTAGATCTAAGGAAATTGGCTTTGTTCAAGTCTTTGGGACTTTGGTAAACCCGTGTATCAAGCACAACTTGCACCCTTTGCTTGGGCTCGATCGGGGTAAGAAGATTTGAGCTCTATTTATATTAGGGGATGGAGCCTAACTATGAAAAGAGAccctaattacaatcaaattaGAATCCATTACAAATAAATCGAATAGGTTGGGCTTGTCTCCTTGAACTTGTCCTCTTTGTTTGACTCTTcgccccgttcggctaaataagtcaactggcttattttttatccttattcaatttttttcgtatttgttagtttttcgtcaatttttttgagggTTATTGCATCTTCGTAACAAGAgcaatttaaaaagtaaaaaattacgatcgaaacctaatttttttgaataaaggcaaaaataagccaataagccaattttttcgtctttattaaaaaaaattagatttcgataataattttttactttt
The sequence above is a segment of the Rhododendron vialii isolate Sample 1 chromosome 13a, ASM3025357v1 genome. Coding sequences within it:
- the LOC131314452 gene encoding F-box/LRR-repeat protein 12 isoform X2 codes for the protein MAISGSRRRCPPTSFMMHLLPYDCLCYIFQLLDCKSDRDSFGLTCCLWLQIQNSSRQSLFLSRFRQLRSLSLSGCDDLPDSGLSSLQFYGSKLHFLRLDYCRSISDYGLSLVAAGCPCLTIISLFQCKISDVGLQILSKSCSALKDVNLSECFFITDKGIRALSQNCRQLRSVSVQLCRWLTGVGFEGCSETLSWLDASYCRLLPEGVRRIVSGGGLEYLRVSCLSNWCGIIYKDHGLATIGSSGLAKRLAVLDFQRCTCVNDETVVAIAKGCPMLQEWSLASCHEVKLPGWESVGANCCNLKRLHVNNCRNLCDQGLQALRDGCKRLEILYVHGCDRISSTAMEVFKSLRGDVKIKEKQVFSIAPCWPFPRR
- the LOC131314452 gene encoding F-box/LRR-repeat protein 12 isoform X1, encoding MAISGSRRRCPPTSFMMHLLPYDCLCYIFQLLDCKSDRDSFGLTCCLWLQIQNSSRQSLYCPPSFVLSSNTTSKCVSPAKAELSLGRFLSRFRQLRSLSLSGCDDLPDSGLSSLQFYGSKLHFLRLDYCRSISDYGLSLVAAGCPCLTIISLFQCKISDVGLQILSKSCSALKDVNLSECFFITDKGIRALSQNCRQLRSVSVQLCRWLTGVGFEGCSETLSWLDASYCRLLPEGVRRIVSGGGLEYLRVSCLSNWCGIIYKDHGLATIGSSGLAKRLAVLDFQRCTCVNDETVVAIAKGCPMLQEWSLASCHEVKLPGWESVGANCCNLKRLHVNNCRNLCDQGLQALRDGCKRLEILYVHGCDRISSTAMEVFKSLRGDVKIKEKQVFSIAPCWPFPRR